The region GGCGCTTCCTGGCCTGTAGCTGGTGTTTCATCGTGCCCGCGCGCAGCTGAAACTCGGAAGCTGGAGCCcaatgccgatgccgatTCCCTGCAATGCACTGCGATGCCATGCTAATTTAAGAGTAATTCGAGCTAATTACGTCGTCTGCCCCTCCGTCTGCTTCTGCTTACACGGATAATCATAGGAGGATACACGTCCTGGCCCGAGGTCAAGGTTGCAGTTGCACCTGTGGTGCGAACTCTATTCTGGACTCGTCGGCTTGGATGTTGGATGAACAGACTTTCGAAGCGCTTTGCTTTCTGATGTGTATCGTGTGGGCGCCCAATGATTGCATGTGCTTGCAGCATCCGTCTTTCCTTCGTCTAAGTTTTCAAGCGCTTGTGCAGGATATTGTTCTCGCAGCGTTGCTATTCCTGGCCATCTTCCTTCGTGCTGATGAAACGTCTGGCATGCTAGGGAATATCTAACCTGCCAGCACGTCTGGCAGTGGTGGAATATCTTGATCTAGCtttctattctatttttcAAACATGGCCCGTATCATACAACTGCGTTAGCCCTGCACAAAGTTCACCCGCGCCCTCAgatctcatcctcccaaGGAATACTGTCCATAGCACCCTGTCTTTCCACACACCGCGCCGAAGCCCTTGTAGCAACTTCCATTGCCTCGTCCATAACCTTCCCATACCGCacccccttctcctccgccgtcaaGTCCTCCCCAGCCTTCCCCTCCGCGCGCCGTTTCTCGCGCCACCGCGCAACCTTAACCGCATAGGCCCCCACAAACGTATCTCCCGCCGCCGTCGTATCAAGCACCCTACTCACCTTCGCCGCAGGAACCTCATTCGTAACCATTCCTCCCCCAGCAAGATCTCCCGCACTCCCCGCATCCGCGGCACTATACCAAACCCCCTTCGCACCCAGTGTCACAAGCACATAGGTCACCCCAAGACTGTGGAAATACCTCGCAACTTTCTCCTTCCCGTCCTGCGAGGCCTCTATCCCAGGAACACGTAGTAACACATCCTCCGCAGGCGTCATCAGCTCCGCCTCCGTCTCATTCATGATAAAATGATCAACCCCCTTATACACATCCTCCGGAAGTCCCCCCggcggcgcaggcgcagggtTGAAAATCACCTCAGGGCCAGCCTCGAtccccttcttcccatcccGCCTTTGCTGCTCCTTAAAATTGCCCACGGCCCTCAAAATCCCCACCGTAGTCTCCGTAGGGATCTCACCCTGCATGACAATGACATCAGGCACAGGCGCCGCAAGCCCCATACCCAGCACCTCCGGTGTACCCTGCATTCCTGTATAATTCGCCCCCGGCGAAAACAGAATCCGGTTCTCGCCCCCGGCCGACGAGTCCACGATTATAACGGCGACACCCGTATACGCATCTCCAACGACCTTCACGCGCGCTGTGTCGACACCAGACCTCGATAATGTCGGGTTTAGGAGGGCGTCGAAGTGTCCGTCGAGTCCGCCGACGGCACCGACCATTTCGACTTTGACGTCACTGGGGGTTATGCTTGTAGAcgattgcgattgcgattgaggctgaggctgggaaCGGGAGAGACGCCCGCATGCAACGGCTTGGTTTGCGCCTTTTCCACCTGCGCTGGTGAAGTatgcggaggaggtgatCGTTTCGCCGGCATCCGGGAAGCGGGGGGTTACTGAGACCATATCGGCGTTTAGGGAGCCGATGACGCGAATTGTGGGTGGCATTTTGGATTTCTGGGTGGTGAATGAGGGATTGGAGTTTTAAGTGTAGATTTCTGAAGTGTAGGTGTCGTAGTAGTGAGAGAGTTGGTGGATGATCTTAGGAAGGGTCGTCGAAGATGCGGGATGCGGGATGAGGCTTGGTGGGGTTCTCGCCTACCGCCGGATACTGATGGGCCTGGCCCTGTCGCAGTTACAGTAACCATCGGACAGATTGAAGGCGAAGGGTTTGGATGAGATAGCAATTTTGTAGCTATGGACATAGCAAATAGAGCATGTAAACCTtgttaaatttttttatgAACATTTGTATATCATTCTAAGTGCAGTCGACAAACTCATGGTACcaatgatatatatatattgggCGTATACTGTTGCAAATTGTATTTGggatataaaattaaatattgCTATCATGTTCATGACCAAGTGTCATCGAGTATCTAATACTTCATAAAAGTGTACGTACATCAACGTCAAACCAACGCCGTGCCCTTCAACCCGCTGTGCCTAACCCAATGAAAGGTATCGTGTTTGATATGCTTTACTACAGAAATCAAGAATAAACCCGACGCCAAGTCTATACACCCTGTCGGTATACTTGTGATCCTCCAGAGCGAA is a window of Aspergillus puulaauensis MK2 DNA, chromosome 4, nearly complete sequence DNA encoding:
- a CDS encoding ribokinase (COG:G;~EggNog:ENOG410PI1D;~InterPro:IPR029056,IPR011877,IPR011611,IPR002139, IPR002173;~PFAM:PF00294;~antiSMASH:Cluster_4.8;~go_function: GO:0004747 - ribokinase activity [Evidence IEA];~go_function: GO:0016301 - kinase activity [Evidence IEA];~go_function: GO:0016773 - phosphotransferase activity, alcohol group as acceptor [Evidence IEA];~go_process: GO:0006014 - D-ribose metabolic process [Evidence IEA]) is translated as MPPTIRVIGSLNADMVSVTPRFPDAGETITSSAYFTSAGGKGANQAVACGRLSRSQPQPQSQSQSSTSITPSDVKVEMVGAVGGLDGHFDALLNPTLSRSGVDTARVKVVGDAYTGVAVIIVDSSAGGENRILFSPGANYTGMQGTPEVLGMGLAAPVPDVIVMQGEIPTETTVGILRAVGNFKEQQRRDGKKGIEAGPEVIFNPAPAPPGGLPEDVYKGVDHFIMNETEAELMTPAEDVLLRVPGIEASQDGKEKVARYFHSLGVTYVLVTLGAKGVWYSAADAGSAGDLAGGGMVTNEVPAAKVSRVLDTTAAGDTFVGAYAVKVARWREKRRAEGKAGEDLTAEEKGVRYGKVMDEAMEVATRASARCVERQGAMDSIPWEDEI